In Neofelis nebulosa isolate mNeoNeb1 chromosome 10, mNeoNeb1.pri, whole genome shotgun sequence, one DNA window encodes the following:
- the LOC131488402 gene encoding interferon-induced transmembrane protein 1-like yields MIKEEHDLPVMGASQGPAPMATTVINIQTETSVPDHIVWSLFNTVYMNWCCLGFVAFAYSVKSRDRKMVGDLIGARAYSSTAKCLNIWALVLGIILTLIFIILFFTGALVFSVNTFHTLRQQRGYH; encoded by the exons ATGATCAAGGAGGAGCATGATCTTCCTGTAATGGGGGCATCCCAAGGCCCAGCTCCCATGGCCACCACCGTAATCAACATCCAGACTGAGACGTCCGTGCCCGACCACATCGTCTGGTCCCTGTTCAACACAGTCTACATGAACTGGTGCTGCCTGGGCTTCGTGGCCTTTGCCTACTCCGTGaag TCTAGGGACCGGAAGATGGTGGGTGACCTGATCGGGGCCCGGGCCTATTCCTCCACCGCCAAGTGCCTGAACATCTGGGCCCTGGTCCTGGGCATCATTCTGACCCTTATATTCATCATTCTTTTCTTCACTGGCGCACTGGTGTTTTCAGTAAACACATTTCATACTCTGAGGCAACAGAGAGGC